A genomic segment from Rutidosis leptorrhynchoides isolate AG116_Rl617_1_P2 unplaced genomic scaffold, CSIRO_AGI_Rlap_v1 contig28, whole genome shotgun sequence encodes:
- the LOC139882523 gene encoding hydroquinone glucosyltransferase-like encodes MPKSEKSFKSSLGSVLIELGEPANGLIVDLFCSSDFAIPVYNFVAISAAFLAFSFYLPTLDQEVEGEFVDLLEPIRIPGCSSVRPDDLVDPARNQKTDEYKSLLICVSRLPLSAGFILNSWEDLEPIPLKALRENPFFKKPNIFPVGPIIKSKEYQVIDDSIPDQCLAWLDKQPVESIYKV; translated from the exons ATGCCAAAATCCG AAAAAAGCTTCAAATCATCTTTGGGTTCGGTTCTGATCGAGTTAGGCGAACCGGCCAACGGTTTGATCGTTGACCTCTTTTGCTCGTCAGATTTTGCTATTCCAGTTTATAACTTTGTGGCAATATCTGCTGCTTTCCTCGCCTTTTCATTTTACCTTCCTACCCTTGATCAGGAAGTGGAAGGTGAATTTGTTGATCTTCTTGAACCGATTCGGATACCCGGCTGCTCTTCGGTTAGACCGGATGATTTAGTCGACCCGGCTAGGAATCAAAAGACCGACGAGTACAAATCGCTACTCATTTGCGTTAGCAGGTTGCCGTTATCAGCCGGTTTCATCCTTAATAGTTGGGAGGATCTAGAACCTATCCCTCTAAAAGCACTACGAGAGAATCCATTCTTCAAAAAGCCGAATATTTTCCCGGTTGGACCGATAATTAAATCGAAAGAGTATCAAGTTATAGATGACTCGATTCCTGATCAATGCTTGGCTTGGCTAGACAAGCAACCGGTTGAATCCATCTATAAAGTTTGA
- the LOC139882533 gene encoding LOW QUALITY PROTEIN: GATA transcription factor 26-like (The sequence of the model RefSeq protein was modified relative to this genomic sequence to represent the inferred CDS: inserted 3 bases in 2 codons; deleted 2 bases in 1 codon; substituted 1 base at 1 genomic stop codon) produces MGKQGPCCHCGVTNTPLWRNGPAEKPVLCNACGSRWRTKGTXVNYTPLHARPDSDSYDDHRVSRLKNVSVNKNKEVKLLKRKSTPDNLYVGDTSYYYNNQSFRKAVDEDTSNRSSSGSAISNTESCAQFGSQDASDLTGPAQSNVWESMVPSKKRTCVSRSKPSSVEKLTKDLCTILQEQQSSYFSGSSEEDLLFESETPMVSVEIGHGSVLIRHPSSIARDEESEASSRSVENKRYSTNEAYSHLRTLPAQKRNNYSSHAIEKPKSPRGELMQQEKLKRDMSQHETLKVLGNHNSPLCDVDLGDIVNYEEFDRNLTNEEQQQLLKYLPPLDVAKHPETLKNMFNSLQFKETLSSFQQLLKVRIGXNFSLENMLDVITMLTXTSVSSWLQKCNSAGESNTIASNNVVNIKRSRDDHDQNYPEAESIMRCPRRVLMKTNSESKETENEGIRFSPKSLFSLPPDVNSSFLLDSLHFVGDSSDQDMLLDVPSNSSFPQAELLPKTSFRQQQASTSSSLINPHSIGH; encoded by the exons ATGGGGAAGCAAGGACCTTGCTGTCACTGTGGAGTTACAA ACACACCCCTTTGGCGAAATGGGCCTGCTGAGAAGCCAGTGTTGTGCAATGCTTGTGGGTCTCGTTGGAGGACGAAAGGAA TCGTTAACTATACCCCTCTTCATGCTCGGCCTGATTCTGACAGTTACGATGATCACAGAGTTTCCAGATTGAAAAACGTTTCTGTAAATAAAAACAAGGAAGTGAAACTGCTCAAGAGAAAATCCACTCCTGATAATCTCTATGTTGGGGATACTAGTTATTATTATAACAATCAGAGCTTTCGAAAGGCTGTGGATGAAGATACAAGTAACAGATCGAGTTCTGGTTCAGCAATATCCAACACTGAGAGCTGTGCACAGTTTGGGAGTCAAGATGCGAGTGACTTGACAG GTCCTGCTCAATCAAATGTATGGGAAAGTATGGTACCTTCCAAGAAGAGGACATGTGTGAGTCGGTCAAAGCCATCATCAGTTGAAAAACTCACAAAAGATTTGTGTACTATTTTACAAGAACAGCAATCTTCATATTTTTCTGGATCGTCCGAAGAGGATTTGCTCTTTGAGAGTGAAACGCCAATGGTTTCTGTTGAGATAGGACATGGAAGTGTTCTTATCAGACATCCAAGCTCAATAGCTCGAGACGAGGAATCTGAAGCTAGTTCTCGTTCAGTTGAAAATAAAAGATACTCCACAAATGAAGCTTATTCTCATCTGAGAACACTTCCTGCTCAGAAGAGAAACAATTACTCTAGTCATGCAATTGAAAAACCTAAAAGCCCCCGTGGGGAACTAATGCAACAAGAGAAGCTTAAAAG GGACATGTCACAGCATGAAACACTGAAAGTACTCGGAAATCACAATTCACCATTGTGTGATGTAGATTTGGGT GATATTGTTAACTATGAGGAGTTTGATCGGAATTTGACCAATGAAGAGCAGCAACAGTTACTAAAGTATCTTCCTCCACTTGATGTTGCCAAACATCCTGAAAC CCTTAAAAACATGTTCAATAGCCTCCAATTCAAGGAAACTTTGTCTTCATTTCAGCAACTGCTCAAGGTTAGAATTGGGTGAAATTTTTCGTTGGAAAATATGCTTGATGTTATTACAATGCTTAC AACTAGTGTTTCCTCTTGGCTTCAGAAATGTAACAGTGCTGGAGAGTCAAATACCATTGCCTCTAATAATGTTGTGAATATCAAGAGGTCACGTGATGATCACGATCAAAATTATCCAG AAGCAGAATCTATAATGAGGTGTCCGAGGAGGGTGCTCATGAAAACAAACTCTGAAAGCAAGGAAACT GAAAATGAAGGAATTCGCTTTAGTCCAAAATCCCTATTCTCATTGCCTCCCGATGTTAATAGTTCCTTCTTGCTGGATTCCCTTCATTTCGTCGGCGACAGTTCCGATCAGGATATGCTGTTGGACGTTCCGTCCAACAGCTCATTTCCTCAGGCAGAACTTCTCCCTAAAACAAGTTTCAGACAGCAGCAAGCAAGCACCAGTAGTAGCTTGATAAACCCACATAGTATCGGTCACTAG